Proteins encoded together in one Orbaceae bacterium lpD01 window:
- the lgt gene encoding prolipoprotein diacylglyceryl transferase, which produces MTQCLIAPQFDPIAFSIGPISLHWYGVMYLLGVLFALWLGNRRIKRHEVSIKKSEFENLLFFGFIGIFICGRLGYVMFYNFAEFMANPLSLFYVWQGGMSFHGGLVGSLIVMLIFAKKTHRNFFVVADFVAPLIPVGLGAGRLGNFINGELWGRVTDSAVGMIFPHAKMADAMIVNANPSLVETFNLCHEALPRHPSQLYELALEGIVLFIILNLFIRKPRPMGSVSGLFLLFYGLFRFIIEFFREPDQQLGLFGQFISMGQILSLPMIIAGLAIVIWAYKANKVNI; this is translated from the coding sequence ATGACACAATGCTTAATTGCTCCCCAATTTGATCCTATTGCTTTTAGTATTGGCCCGATCTCATTACACTGGTATGGTGTCATGTATCTACTGGGCGTACTTTTTGCTTTGTGGCTGGGAAATAGACGTATCAAACGCCATGAAGTCAGTATCAAAAAATCAGAATTTGAAAATTTACTCTTTTTTGGTTTTATTGGTATCTTTATTTGCGGCCGACTTGGCTACGTGATGTTCTATAATTTTGCCGAATTTATGGCCAATCCACTCAGCCTCTTTTATGTTTGGCAGGGGGGCATGTCGTTCCATGGTGGTCTGGTCGGTTCGTTAATTGTTATGCTCATTTTTGCTAAAAAGACCCATCGTAATTTCTTTGTCGTCGCCGATTTTGTAGCCCCTTTAATTCCGGTTGGCTTAGGTGCAGGACGCTTAGGCAACTTCATTAATGGTGAATTATGGGGACGCGTAACTGACTCGGCGGTGGGGATGATCTTCCCACATGCTAAAATGGCTGATGCCATGATAGTCAATGCCAACCCCAGCTTAGTTGAGACATTCAATCTCTGTCATGAAGCACTCCCCCGTCATCCGTCACAGCTCTATGAGCTAGCACTGGAGGGGATTGTTTTATTTATTATCTTAAATCTGTTTATTCGCAAACCAAGACCGATGGGGAGTGTATCTGGACTATTCTTACTCTTTTATGGCCTGTTCCGCTTTATTATCGAGTTCTTTAGAGAACCCGACCAACAGCTCGGCTTATTCGGTCAGTTTATCAGTATGGGACAAATTCTTTCTTTGCCAATGATTATCGCCGGCCTTGCTATCGTGATCTGGGCTTATAAAGCGAATAAAGTAAATATTTAA
- the thyA gene encoding thymidylate synthase, giving the protein MKQYLDLMQKILDGGTPKSDRTGTGTLSIFGHQMRFNLQAGFPLVTTKKCHLRSIIHELLWFLKGDTNVAYLHDNKVTIWDEWADENGDLGPVYGKQWRSWGTADGRHIDQISEVIEQIKHNPDSRRMIVSAWNVGELDQMALAPCHAFFQFYVADDKLSCQLYQRSCDVFLGLPFNIASYSLFVHMIAQQCDLAVGDFVWTGGDTHLYSNHMEQTHLQLTRTPRPLPKLIIKRKPPTIFDYCFEDFEIEGYDPYPGIKAPVAI; this is encoded by the coding sequence ATGAAACAATATCTCGACTTAATGCAAAAAATACTCGATGGGGGTACACCAAAATCGGATCGTACCGGCACGGGTACCTTATCTATTTTTGGCCATCAAATGCGTTTTAATTTGCAAGCAGGCTTTCCGTTAGTCACTACCAAAAAATGTCATTTGCGTTCAATCATTCATGAACTACTATGGTTTCTTAAAGGTGACACCAATGTCGCTTATTTACATGATAATAAAGTCACGATTTGGGATGAATGGGCAGACGAAAATGGCGATCTCGGCCCGGTATATGGTAAACAGTGGCGTAGCTGGGGCACAGCAGATGGTCGGCACATTGATCAAATTAGTGAAGTAATTGAACAGATAAAACACAATCCAGACTCTCGTCGTATGATTGTTTCAGCCTGGAATGTTGGCGAACTTGACCAAATGGCGCTGGCACCTTGCCATGCTTTTTTCCAATTCTATGTGGCTGATGATAAACTCTCTTGCCAGCTTTACCAGCGCTCATGTGATGTATTTTTAGGTTTACCTTTTAATATTGCGAGCTATTCGCTGTTTGTCCATATGATTGCGCAGCAGTGTGATTTAGCTGTCGGTGATTTTGTCTGGACTGGGGGAGATACTCATCTGTATTCAAATCATATGGAACAAACCCATCTACAGCTAACGCGTACACCACGTCCGTTACCGAAATTAATCATTAAGCGTAAACCGCCGACAATTTTTGATTACTGTTTTGAAGATTTTGAAATTGAGGGCTATGATCCTTATCCTGGCATCAAAGCCCCTGTTGCTATCTAA
- a CDS encoding rhodanese-like domain-containing protein, producing MQHNPGFENLCSTARQQVTETTVDAVKSHMDNDELPLLIDVREDSEWFTDHLPQAIHLGRGIIERDIETQVPNKNTKMILYCGGGFRSVLAAESLQKMGYTNVISMDGGYRLWKEKGYPLVNH from the coding sequence ATGCAACATAATCCAGGTTTTGAAAACCTATGTTCTACCGCACGTCAGCAGGTCACAGAAACAACAGTTGATGCAGTGAAATCACACATGGATAATGACGAGCTGCCACTATTGATTGATGTGAGAGAAGACAGCGAATGGTTTACTGACCACTTACCACAGGCGATCCATCTTGGTCGTGGCATTATTGAGCGAGATATTGAAACCCAAGTACCCAATAAAAATACAAAGATGATCCTATATTGTGGTGGTGGTTTTCGCTCTGTACTGGCGGCAGAAAGCTTGCAGAAAATGGGGTACACCAACGTTATCTCAATGGATGGCGGTTATCGCTTATGGAAAGAAAAAGGCTATCCGTTAGTGAATCATTAA
- the xseA gene encoding exodeoxyribonuclease VII large subunit, with the protein MQNNVMSVKDLNQMVKDLLTDAVGQVWLLGEISNFSKPASGHWYFTLKDDVAQVRCAMFRNCNFRTGFIPQNGQQILVRATVTLYEARGEYQLVIDKLQVAGNGLLQQKFEQLKKQLQDEGLFESSHKKTLPDTVRVVGVITSSTGAALHDICQILKRRDPSLQVIIYPTLVQGNEAAPQIAKMIAIANQRNECDILIVGRGGGSLEDLWPFNEEVVARAIFASQLPIISAVGHEVDFTIADFVADLRAATPSAAAELVSKDKQERLNRLQNVQQHLLMVMDYLILQKREYASKLFHRLSQQHPQLRLARQQTLFIQLQNRASEFMQQKIVASQQRLHRDTTRLSYYSPQKRLNQHQVYFKGLQERLNYSAQTQINQIRHRIELLAEKLHSMSPLQTLSRGYSVTTRDQHEVITCDEQVKVGDTIVTQLQKGKIISHVTEIAESI; encoded by the coding sequence ATGCAAAATAATGTCATGTCAGTCAAAGATCTTAATCAGATGGTAAAAGATCTCTTAACTGATGCCGTTGGCCAAGTCTGGCTGTTGGGTGAAATTTCTAACTTTTCAAAACCCGCCTCTGGTCATTGGTATTTTACCCTGAAAGATGATGTCGCGCAGGTGCGTTGTGCGATGTTCCGTAATTGTAATTTTCGTACGGGCTTTATTCCGCAAAATGGCCAGCAGATACTGGTTCGGGCGACGGTGACACTGTATGAGGCGCGTGGTGAATATCAACTCGTCATCGATAAATTGCAGGTGGCCGGTAATGGGCTGTTACAGCAAAAATTTGAGCAACTGAAAAAGCAGCTACAAGATGAAGGCTTATTTGAAAGTAGCCATAAAAAAACACTGCCCGATACCGTGCGTGTGGTGGGTGTTATCACCTCCTCTACAGGTGCAGCTTTACATGATATCTGTCAGATTTTAAAGCGGCGAGATCCGAGCTTGCAGGTGATTATTTATCCAACCTTAGTTCAGGGAAATGAGGCGGCACCTCAAATCGCCAAAATGATTGCGATAGCAAATCAACGCAATGAGTGCGATATATTAATTGTCGGCCGTGGCGGTGGCAGCCTTGAGGATCTTTGGCCGTTTAATGAAGAGGTCGTGGCCAGAGCGATTTTTGCCAGTCAGTTACCCATCATTAGTGCCGTGGGGCATGAGGTCGATTTTACTATTGCCGATTTTGTGGCTGATTTACGTGCGGCAACCCCTTCAGCTGCCGCTGAATTGGTGAGTAAAGATAAACAAGAACGTTTAAATCGTTTACAAAATGTTCAACAACATTTATTGATGGTGATGGACTATCTGATTTTGCAAAAACGAGAATATGCCAGTAAGTTATTTCATCGGCTCTCCCAGCAGCATCCGCAATTACGTTTAGCGCGTCAACAAACCCTATTTATCCAATTACAAAATCGGGCGAGCGAGTTCATGCAACAAAAAATCGTCGCATCCCAGCAGCGATTACATCGCGACACCACTCGCTTATCGTATTATTCGCCGCAAAAACGCTTAAATCAGCATCAGGTCTATTTTAAGGGTCTGCAAGAACGCTTAAATTATTCAGCACAAACGCAAATCAACCAAATACGCCATCGTATTGAATTACTGGCTGAAAAACTGCATAGTATGAGCCCTTTGCAGACACTATCACGGGGTTATTCTGTCACAACCAGAGACCAGCACGAGGTGATTACGTGCGATGAACAGGTCAAGGTAGGGGATACTATCGTCACTCAGCTGCAAAAAGGTAAAATTATCAGTCATGTGACAGAGATAGCCGAGTCCATATAA
- the xthA gene encoding exodeoxyribonuclease III — MKFISFNINGLRARPHQLSAIIDKHQPDVIGLQETKVHDEQFPLAELEQFGYHLIYHGQKSHYGVALMTKAKPLSSQKGFVCDEEGAQCRLVMAELPTEKGKLTVINGYFPQGESQDHPTKYPMKRKFYQDLQTVLVQSNSDNDLVLVMGDMNIAPTDLDIGLSADSQKRWLRTGKTSFLPEERVWMDALFALGYVDTFRAMNPTTTGQYSWFDYRSHGFDSNTGLRIDLILASNKLAALCDNTGIDYEIRAMEKPSDHAPIWAEFKL, encoded by the coding sequence ATGAAATTTATCTCTTTTAATATTAATGGATTACGCGCCAGACCTCATCAGCTGAGCGCCATTATTGACAAACATCAACCCGATGTGATTGGTCTACAAGAAACCAAAGTACATGATGAGCAGTTTCCCTTAGCTGAGCTTGAGCAGTTTGGTTACCACTTAATTTATCATGGGCAGAAATCACATTATGGTGTTGCGCTGATGACAAAAGCCAAACCATTATCAAGCCAAAAAGGCTTTGTTTGTGATGAAGAGGGGGCGCAATGTCGTTTAGTGATGGCCGAATTACCAACTGAAAAGGGGAAATTGACGGTTATCAATGGCTATTTTCCGCAAGGGGAAAGTCAGGATCATCCAACAAAATATCCGATGAAACGCAAATTTTATCAAGATTTGCAGACGGTTTTAGTGCAGTCCAATAGTGATAACGATTTGGTTCTAGTCATGGGCGATATGAATATTGCCCCAACTGATCTGGATATTGGCCTCTCTGCCGATAGTCAAAAGCGTTGGTTGCGCACGGGGAAAACCTCTTTTTTACCGGAAGAGCGCGTGTGGATGGACGCTCTTTTTGCGCTTGGCTACGTCGATACATTTAGAGCAATGAATCCGACGACCACCGGTCAATACTCTTGGTTTGATTATCGTTCGCATGGCTTTGATTCGAATACCGGTTTACGTATTGATTTGATTTTAGCCAGTAATAAGCTTGCGGCATTGTGTGACAATACGGGAATTGATTATGAAATAAGAGCGATGGAAAAACCTTCCGATCATGCACCGATTTGGGCCGAGTTTAAACTCTGA
- a CDS encoding NADPH:quinone reductase, producing the protein MAKRIEFNQYGDASVLAYADFTPRQPADNEVLIANKAIGINYIDTYVRSGLYPAAQLPSSLGTEAAGLVEAVGAKVKHLKVGDRVAYCQSPLGAYSQYHVVSAERVIVLPDNVSFEQAAAVMLKGLTAYYLLNLTYQVKRDEIILFHAAAGGVGQIACQWAKAIGAKLIGTVGSDEKIAIAKQAGAWEVINHNKTDIVQKVLELTNHQKVNVVYDSIGKDMWLTSLDCLKRRGLMVSFGNASGPVTGVDLGILNKKGSLFVTRPSLAGYVTTLEELQEAGNKLFSMVASGAIKVEVNPNQIFALKDAQQAHKTIESRKTTGSSLLIP; encoded by the coding sequence ATGGCAAAGCGTATTGAATTTAATCAGTATGGCGACGCAAGCGTATTAGCCTACGCCGATTTTACACCACGTCAGCCTGCGGATAATGAAGTGCTAATCGCCAATAAAGCGATTGGGATTAACTATATTGATACTTATGTTCGCAGTGGTTTATATCCTGCTGCGCAATTACCTTCTAGTCTCGGTACCGAAGCTGCAGGGTTGGTTGAAGCAGTTGGAGCCAAGGTTAAACATTTAAAAGTCGGTGATCGTGTGGCTTATTGCCAATCACCGTTGGGTGCTTATTCGCAGTATCATGTAGTTTCGGCTGAAAGAGTCATTGTATTGCCTGATAATGTCAGCTTTGAACAAGCTGCCGCAGTCATGTTAAAAGGTTTAACGGCTTATTATTTATTGAATCTGACTTATCAGGTGAAACGTGATGAAATTATTTTATTTCATGCGGCGGCAGGGGGCGTTGGCCAAATTGCTTGCCAATGGGCAAAAGCCATCGGTGCCAAACTGATCGGTACAGTGGGTTCTGATGAAAAGATTGCGATTGCTAAACAAGCCGGAGCTTGGGAAGTGATTAATCATAATAAAACTGATATTGTGCAGAAAGTTCTTGAATTAACCAATCATCAAAAAGTGAATGTGGTTTATGACTCGATTGGTAAAGATATGTGGTTAACCTCATTGGATTGTTTAAAGCGTCGCGGACTTATGGTGAGCTTTGGTAATGCATCTGGTCCAGTCACGGGTGTTGATCTGGGTATCTTAAATAAAAAAGGCAGCTTATTTGTGACGCGTCCTTCACTCGCTGGCTATGTAACAACACTTGAAGAGTTACAAGAAGCGGGTAATAAACTCTTTAGTATGGTGGCTTCTGGTGCCATCAAAGTGGAGGTTAATCCCAATCAGATCTTTGCATTAAAAGATGCACAGCAAGCGCATAAAACTATCGAGTCACGTAAAACAACCGGCTCAAGCTTATTAATTCCTTAA